A window of Sporocytophaga myxococcoides contains these coding sequences:
- a CDS encoding T9SS C-terminal target domain-containing protein encodes MVKFVRFFIVLSILFSSGLKAQDLLVSGGNTVSTIICANGFVFTWGNNAGGSNNAPILGILGVGSTNTIESFPKKVIFPTNDPYFTSINSGITVKAVDAGSGAHFIAVDCYGGAWSWGNNGGAMGITGTGSTAAGTTAPARVLRGQAPASSNPLLANYLVDVKYVSGGNDNSYVILNNGTALGWGRNDKGQLANGNFTNSATPVYVRTPNGNPLTNVIQIEAGDETAYALVDPDGDGLGTVYSWGAGTGTYGGSGMLGRNALGTANNGTEGANDNYARPVLKRDGTPLDGIVSISAADVMCLALDATGYVWAWGNDGWGSMTGQGATVGNFSDPRRVVAGEWGTTAGAGLGETFLKAKAISGGQGYGMAVTIDGKPVAWGNNGACTANSGGHLGNGATSTGQSAFPVFIRRNATTVDNNVVSISDGDTWGFYTTSDNKIYTWGNNMFGQLGLNNTNCQSYATQFTLPPCDFPAPKPKATITPRDFSVCLSKWSGTTLNSGFVISASLASSYKITWYRNGTQVATGNGSAVTYNATLDGTYRVKVEYVGSDAPCTPYEPAIDEITISKYPLDFSVPNGLTFCGSTVYLKTKTGNGLYDWYTAATGGTKLGTSYRQDSVGVPKSAITEKVGTDYFAYVEQKGYASGNTGEIKPSTCTSGNQSTMNPTSSNTMIRVFSESVTIDTVTIYQNSEYQGSAKNYTWQVCVYGTKLVNGKPIADKTNVIACGTAVTRPGVDQPGIGQLKLPVGITLPGSKTGTDYWLGFSATTTGTGIYFKCNPNWPVLDDVPNEEFLNMINVDNYGNPANSPEWGLFANIKFHSEQRYCDRLQVKLTENCPCSQPKTVVVNKTFDNDTTMCAGSNLVITGEYILDAAKPVQNKHRYSWYKKEGSLIKVITAPTVVTTSPVTLTLNNVTAADEGTYFFKVEDSDGVTSISSCFLQDSLKLTVNVPNTPVTPTTSQIICSGTKPVAFVTPVAAGGVPGAGKYQWFVNGKKIAGATGNGQNYTFASPADTVFNNTSAANLVYTYIRRDSSGVCPAVNSNPVTITVMPELNPGTISADQVICKGTAPAALTQTPATGGSATYAYQWQSSTTPTGPFTDVSGATNALFVPPVLNDSIYYTRKVTTTAGTAICTAYSDTIKIAMVPDLKKPDISANQTICYNTTPVDLNISNPPKGGLKSGDSYSYRWESKTDVAGSTWTGPISNTPGYSFTGVLTDTMQYRLIVTGSCGTVSVTSDPVTIIVLPELKGGTIAGGGTVCSGEDPADITNLTSPTGANGAGDYKYSWSVNLNGTGFSTPVAGAANSPVPPITNTGATAITYSVKRIVTSDKCPTPTAESNVVTYTVNPSVKPGTIGDDQTLCSGNTIDELIEKTAPTGGDGTTYTYQWQYSPTGTAGSFVNVSGAATGSSFTPDPQASTIYFARLDNSPGCQAVLTNSVKITILPGILAGEIDSDQDICSGSTPALISTDPANPPSNVSASAVYTWEISNTGLAGSWASAPSQSNGLTYQYPGTLTAGTLYVRKSVYDPNGPALCNTAQTAAVKITIRDILKAGQIGSNQTICENGDPVAFTETVAVTGGKDDAAYKYSWQYSTNGISWTTINNSDNPVYDPGALNITTRYRRVVNDAIGCGPVNSNEVIVTVNPNLTPYVKISDPLESCQGELVKFDLIDSTNLGLNPTYEWSVGGSVQGTNSPSFSTTSLANGEMVYLRVKSSEKCIKPGTDPAISNAVTVKILSNITPKIVLADPGKICAGTSYTVIPETASGGGANPTYQWFKNGQPVGGGLLSYSGVFNDGDQISVIMTSVLGCVEPGTNPATSNTITMQVLPIPQPNIAESDATFCSGEDTTYTAIVGAGTTLMWYKDGFPINITTPTLTVNQSGLYYFKEDNGVCPRFSDTVMVNVIPTPVANAGNDIYTLEGTVVTLNGSGGALYTWTPPTGLSAINIANPTLTAADNITYILTVADATNTCRSFDEVSIFVERPVRIPNAFTPNKDGNNDTWEIENINGFPNVTFEVYNRWGTLVWKSTGNLKQWDGTNFRNGELLPDGTYFYVIDLHSVIFKDPYSGYVQILK; translated from the coding sequence ATGGTCAAATTTGTAAGGTTTTTTATTGTTTTGTCAATTTTATTTTCTTCAGGACTAAAGGCTCAGGACTTATTGGTTTCTGGAGGAAATACAGTGTCAACCATTATTTGTGCTAATGGCTTTGTGTTTACCTGGGGGAATAATGCTGGTGGATCCAACAATGCTCCAATTTTAGGAATCTTAGGTGTAGGATCAACCAATACAATAGAATCCTTTCCTAAAAAGGTAATATTCCCAACCAATGATCCTTATTTTACATCCATTAACTCAGGTATAACTGTAAAGGCAGTTGATGCCGGATCAGGTGCTCACTTTATTGCAGTGGATTGTTATGGTGGTGCCTGGTCATGGGGGAACAATGGAGGAGCTATGGGAATAACAGGAACGGGAAGCACTGCTGCCGGGACTACAGCTCCAGCCCGTGTACTCAGAGGGCAAGCACCTGCATCTTCTAATCCTCTATTGGCAAATTATCTGGTTGATGTGAAATATGTTTCGGGGGGAAATGACAATAGTTACGTGATCTTAAATAATGGTACTGCACTTGGCTGGGGTAGAAATGACAAAGGCCAATTGGCTAATGGAAATTTTACAAATAGTGCGACACCGGTTTATGTCAGAACACCAAATGGTAATCCTTTAACCAATGTAATACAGATAGAAGCAGGTGATGAAACTGCTTATGCTCTTGTTGATCCTGATGGAGATGGTTTGGGTACAGTGTATTCTTGGGGTGCTGGCACAGGTACATATGGAGGTTCCGGAATGTTGGGAAGGAATGCTTTAGGAACAGCTAATAATGGAACCGAAGGTGCAAACGATAACTATGCTCGTCCTGTTCTGAAAAGAGATGGTACCCCTTTAGACGGAATCGTTTCAATTTCTGCAGCTGACGTTATGTGTCTTGCTCTTGATGCTACTGGCTACGTATGGGCATGGGGAAATGATGGATGGGGCTCTATGACTGGACAAGGGGCTACAGTGGGTAACTTCTCTGATCCAAGAAGAGTTGTCGCGGGAGAATGGGGTACAACGGCAGGAGCAGGACTTGGTGAGACTTTTCTTAAAGCAAAAGCTATTTCCGGAGGTCAGGGATATGGCATGGCTGTTACTATTGATGGAAAACCTGTAGCATGGGGGAATAATGGAGCCTGTACAGCAAATTCTGGTGGACATCTGGGAAATGGAGCTACTTCTACCGGCCAGTCTGCGTTTCCAGTGTTTATAAGGAGAAATGCCACTACGGTTGACAACAATGTAGTAAGTATTTCAGATGGAGATACCTGGGGGTTTTATACAACCAGTGATAACAAGATATATACATGGGGAAATAACATGTTTGGACAGTTAGGTTTAAATAATACTAACTGTCAAAGTTATGCAACACAATTTACACTTCCTCCATGCGACTTCCCGGCGCCTAAACCCAAAGCCACTATCACTCCAAGAGATTTTTCCGTATGTCTTTCCAAATGGTCAGGAACTACTTTAAATTCCGGGTTCGTCATTAGTGCTTCACTTGCATCGAGTTATAAAATTACCTGGTACCGAAACGGAACGCAGGTTGCTACAGGAAACGGATCTGCTGTAACTTATAATGCTACTTTGGATGGTACATATCGGGTAAAAGTTGAATATGTAGGATCTGATGCACCTTGTACTCCTTACGAGCCTGCTATTGATGAAATCACGATATCTAAATATCCATTAGATTTTAGTGTGCCAAATGGTTTGACATTCTGTGGAAGCACTGTGTATCTAAAAACTAAAACCGGTAATGGTTTATATGATTGGTATACAGCAGCAACAGGTGGTACTAAATTGGGAACGAGTTATCGCCAGGATAGCGTTGGTGTTCCTAAATCTGCAATTACTGAAAAAGTCGGTACAGATTATTTTGCCTATGTAGAGCAAAAGGGGTATGCAAGTGGGAATACTGGGGAAATTAAACCTTCTACCTGTACATCTGGAAATCAAAGCACAATGAATCCTACAAGTTCTAACACCATGATCAGAGTTTTTTCTGAATCTGTTACAATTGACACAGTAACAATTTATCAGAATTCAGAATACCAAGGATCTGCCAAGAATTATACATGGCAAGTCTGTGTTTATGGAACGAAATTAGTTAACGGAAAACCAATTGCTGATAAAACAAATGTAATTGCTTGCGGAACTGCAGTAACCCGTCCTGGAGTTGATCAGCCTGGAATAGGTCAACTTAAGCTGCCTGTGGGAATAACTCTTCCAGGTTCTAAAACAGGAACAGATTATTGGTTGGGATTTAGTGCAACAACTACTGGAACTGGTATTTATTTCAAATGCAACCCTAACTGGCCAGTATTAGACGATGTTCCTAACGAGGAGTTTCTGAATATGATTAATGTTGACAATTATGGTAACCCTGCAAACTCTCCTGAATGGGGATTATTTGCCAACATCAAATTCCATTCTGAACAAAGATATTGCGACAGGCTACAGGTAAAACTTACTGAAAACTGCCCATGCTCTCAACCTAAAACTGTTGTTGTCAACAAGACCTTTGATAACGATACTACAATGTGTGCTGGTAGCAACCTGGTTATCACTGGGGAATATATTCTAGATGCTGCCAAACCCGTTCAAAATAAGCACAGATATTCCTGGTACAAGAAAGAGGGATCTCTAATTAAAGTTATAACGGCTCCTACTGTTGTGACAACATCTCCGGTTACATTAACATTGAACAATGTTACAGCTGCAGATGAAGGTACCTATTTCTTCAAAGTAGAGGATAGCGATGGAGTTACAAGCATTAGTTCTTGTTTTCTACAGGATTCATTAAAGCTTACTGTAAACGTTCCAAATACACCAGTAACTCCAACTACAAGTCAAATCATCTGTAGCGGTACAAAACCAGTTGCATTTGTAACTCCGGTAGCTGCTGGAGGAGTACCTGGTGCCGGTAAATATCAGTGGTTTGTAAACGGTAAGAAGATTGCAGGGGCGACAGGAAACGGACAAAATTATACATTTGCTTCTCCAGCTGATACAGTATTTAATAATACTTCTGCTGCAAATCTGGTATATACTTATATAAGAAGAGATAGTTCCGGGGTTTGTCCTGCTGTAAACAGCAACCCGGTAACTATTACTGTTATGCCAGAATTAAATCCTGGTACTATTAGTGCAGATCAGGTCATTTGTAAAGGCACTGCACCTGCTGCATTAACTCAGACACCTGCTACCGGAGGCTCAGCTACATACGCATATCAGTGGCAGTCATCAACAACGCCAACCGGTCCATTTACAGATGTGTCAGGTGCAACAAATGCACTTTTTGTACCTCCGGTACTAAATGACTCAATTTATTATACAAGAAAAGTCACAACTACGGCTGGTACTGCCATTTGTACAGCTTATTCTGATACGATAAAAATAGCAATGGTGCCTGATCTTAAAAAGCCAGACATTTCAGCTAATCAGACTATTTGTTATAATACAACTCCGGTTGATCTAAATATCTCTAATCCTCCTAAAGGTGGATTAAAGTCCGGAGATTCTTACTCATATAGATGGGAGTCCAAAACAGATGTTGCAGGCAGTACATGGACCGGACCAATTTCTAATACTCCGGGATATTCATTCACAGGAGTCCTGACTGATACGATGCAGTACAGACTTATAGTAACTGGTAGCTGCGGAACAGTGTCAGTAACTTCAGATCCAGTAACTATAATCGTGCTTCCTGAACTAAAAGGTGGAACCATAGCCGGAGGAGGTACAGTATGTAGCGGAGAAGATCCTGCTGATATTACTAATCTGACTTCTCCAACCGGTGCAAATGGGGCTGGAGATTATAAGTATAGCTGGTCAGTTAACTTAAATGGCACTGGTTTTTCTACACCTGTTGCAGGAGCAGCAAATAGTCCTGTGCCTCCGATTACAAATACAGGAGCTACCGCAATAACTTATTCTGTTAAACGAATTGTAACTTCGGATAAATGCCCTACGCCTACAGCAGAAAGTAATGTGGTTACTTATACTGTAAATCCATCGGTTAAGCCGGGAACTATTGGTGATGATCAGACATTGTGTAGCGGCAACACAATTGATGAATTAATTGAGAAAACGGCTCCAACTGGTGGAGATGGTACGACTTACACCTATCAATGGCAATATTCTCCAACAGGTACGGCCGGATCATTTGTAAATGTATCCGGAGCAGCAACAGGTAGCAGCTTTACACCAGATCCCCAGGCTTCAACCATTTACTTTGCACGTCTGGATAATTCTCCTGGATGTCAGGCTGTACTGACAAACTCAGTTAAAATAACTATTCTTCCAGGAATACTTGCAGGAGAAATAGATTCTGATCAGGATATTTGCAGTGGATCGACACCTGCTTTAATATCTACTGATCCAGCTAATCCTCCATCGAATGTTTCTGCTTCAGCTGTATATACATGGGAAATTTCAAATACTGGTCTTGCTGGTTCATGGGCATCTGCTCCTTCTCAATCAAATGGGTTGACTTACCAATATCCGGGAACTCTGACAGCAGGAACATTATATGTTAGAAAATCAGTATATGACCCGAATGGACCTGCGCTATGTAATACAGCTCAAACAGCTGCAGTTAAGATTACAATAAGGGATATCTTAAAAGCTGGTCAGATTGGATCTAATCAAACCATATGTGAGAATGGTGACCCTGTTGCCTTTACTGAAACTGTAGCTGTAACAGGAGGAAAAGATGATGCTGCATACAAGTATTCCTGGCAGTATTCAACTAATGGAATTAGCTGGACTACTATTAATAATTCAGATAATCCTGTTTATGATCCTGGTGCTTTGAATATCACAACCAGATACAGAAGAGTCGTTAACGATGCTATAGGTTGCGGTCCAGTGAATAGCAATGAAGTGATTGTCACTGTAAATCCAAACCTTACCCCATATGTAAAAATCAGTGACCCACTGGAATCTTGTCAGGGAGAATTGGTTAAGTTTGATTTGATTGATAGTACTAACCTTGGTCTGAATCCGACTTATGAGTGGTCAGTAGGTGGTTCAGTGCAAGGTACTAATAGTCCATCTTTCTCGACTACTTCATTAGCGAATGGAGAAATGGTTTATCTGAGAGTCAAATCATCTGAAAAATGTATTAAACCAGGAACTGATCCAGCCATTTCAAATGCAGTAACTGTTAAAATTTTAAGTAACATTACTCCAAAGATTGTTTTAGCTGACCCTGGTAAAATCTGTGCAGGAACAAGCTATACAGTAATACCTGAAACAGCAAGTGGTGGTGGTGCTAATCCAACTTATCAATGGTTTAAAAATGGTCAACCTGTGGGAGGCGGATTGCTATCCTATAGTGGAGTATTTAATGATGGTGATCAAATCAGTGTTATCATGACTTCAGTTCTTGGATGTGTGGAGCCGGGAACAAATCCTGCGACATCTAACACCATTACAATGCAAGTACTTCCTATTCCTCAACCAAATATTGCCGAGTCTGATGCAACATTCTGTTCAGGTGAGGATACAACCTATACAGCTATTGTAGGTGCCGGAACAACATTAATGTGGTACAAAGATGGTTTCCCAATAAATATCACTACTCCAACATTAACAGTAAATCAGTCAGGTTTGTACTACTTTAAAGAGGATAATGGTGTTTGTCCAAGGTTCTCGGATACTGTAATGGTAAATGTTATTCCTACTCCAGTCGCGAATGCAGGAAATGATATTTATACACTTGAAGGAACCGTGGTAACGCTTAATGGAAGCGGGGGAGCGCTTTATACCTGGACGCCTCCAACAGGACTTAGCGCAATTAATATTGCTAATCCTACACTTACAGCTGCAGATAATATAACGTATATTCTAACTGTTGCAGATGCAACAAATACTTGCCGTTCTTTTGATGAAGTAAGTATATTTGTGGAGAGACCTGTAAGAATTCCGAATGCTTTCACTCCGAACAAAGACGGTAATAACGATACCTGGGAAATTGAAAATATTAACGGATTCCCAAATGTAACATTTGAAGTGTATAACCGTTGGGGAACACTCGTATGGAAGTCAACAGGAAACCTTAAACAATGGGATGGAACAAACTTCCGAAATGGGGAATTACTTCCTGATGGAACATACTTCTATGTGATAGATTTACATAGTGTGATCTTTAAAGATCCGTATTCGGGATATGTTCAGATTTTAAAATAA
- a CDS encoding integrase core domain-containing protein: MESAIAERVNGILKDELLEEYFSDFKTAQNFISKAISIYNNIRLHYNIEMLTPEQAHTMKGEFKRR, translated from the coding sequence ATTGAAAGTGCAATAGCTGAAAGGGTTAATGGTATTCTTAAAGATGAACTATTAGAGGAATATTTCTCTGATTTTAAAACAGCTCAAAATTTTATATCGAAAGCGATATCGATATATAATAATATAAGATTACATTATAATATTGAGATGTTAACACCAGAACAGGCTCATACTATGAAGGGAGAATTTAAGCGAAGATGA
- a CDS encoding PorP/SprF family type IX secretion system membrane protein — protein MKKYYLSALLVLVCSVFALGQQKPQYTLYMVNPFMLNPAVSGTEDYTDIRLGFRKQWVNFEGAPRTMYLSAHTALGKSRVTNNRSKNKKNGFHGVGAIISNDVIGPTKNTTIDLAYSYHLQFAKNLYASLGIMGGLQQYSLNANMLHTANPDDALLVSSTNTSLADINTGFWIYSDKFFVGGSMVQVMPQKLYNAREGAISSGKLSQHYFITAGYRFPIGYDFALIPSFCVKAVAPAPISYDINAKLRYKDFLWAGVSYRNTDAIAFLAGVIINNTWDISYGYDYTTSDIRLYSAGSHEIVVGYRLKPKNRIICPSHFW, from the coding sequence ATGAAAAAATATTACTTATCGGCCTTACTGGTATTGGTTTGTTCGGTATTTGCTTTGGGGCAACAGAAACCGCAATACACGTTGTATATGGTTAATCCGTTTATGCTGAATCCTGCTGTATCCGGTACTGAAGATTATACAGATATCAGATTAGGTTTCAGGAAACAATGGGTCAACTTTGAAGGTGCTCCTCGTACAATGTACCTGAGCGCACACACGGCTCTTGGAAAATCCAGGGTAACCAATAACAGGTCAAAGAATAAGAAAAATGGTTTCCATGGTGTCGGAGCTATAATATCTAATGATGTTATAGGCCCAACAAAAAACACTACCATAGATCTAGCTTATTCTTACCATTTACAGTTTGCTAAAAATCTATATGCATCTTTAGGTATAATGGGTGGGCTTCAGCAATACTCTTTAAATGCCAATATGCTGCATACTGCTAACCCAGACGATGCTCTGCTGGTAAGTTCAACGAATACTTCCCTAGCAGATATAAATACCGGATTCTGGATATATTCTGATAAATTTTTTGTCGGCGGATCAATGGTTCAGGTTATGCCTCAAAAACTTTATAATGCAAGGGAGGGTGCTATTTCTTCGGGTAAGCTGTCTCAGCATTATTTTATTACTGCAGGTTATAGATTCCCAATTGGGTATGACTTTGCTCTTATTCCATCTTTCTGTGTAAAAGCAGTTGCTCCGGCACCTATCTCTTATGATATCAATGCAAAACTTCGATATAAAGACTTCTTATGGGCTGGTGTATCCTACCGTAATACGGATGCAATCGCTTTTCTTGCTGGTGTTATCATAAACAATACATGGGATATAAGTTATGGATATGATTATACCACAAGTGATATAAGACTTTACAGTGCCGGTTCTCATGAAATTGTTGTCGGATATAGACTAAAACCAAAGAACAGAATTATTTGTCCATCTCACTTCTGGTAG